In Thermosphaera sp., a genomic segment contains:
- a CDS encoding indolepyruvate oxidoreductase subunit beta, giving the protein MKERFNLILSGVGGQGLITLGRLIGRACILAGRNVTIAEVHGMSQRGGSVVVHVRIGEGESPIIPSGAAHHIIAMEILEAGRTARYANKDTVMVVNDLILPPPLVKYPSREVVVESLRSKIGKFYLYNAEEVSKEITGSPISSNIALLGFSLSVNPLFEELIKKADIERAIEDMFKGKSAELNKEILHRSYEAGRSRLGG; this is encoded by the coding sequence ATGAAGGAGAGGTTCAATCTCATCTTATCTGGGGTGGGTGGACAAGGATTAATTACTCTTGGGAGGTTGATAGGAAGGGCTTGTATACTAGCGGGGAGAAATGTTACAATCGCTGAAGTACATGGAATGAGTCAGAGAGGGGGAAGCGTGGTTGTTCACGTCAGAATTGGAGAGGGAGAATCACCAATTATACCTAGTGGAGCGGCTCACCATATAATTGCGATGGAGATACTGGAAGCAGGGAGAACGGCGAGGTATGCGAACAAAGATACGGTTATGGTTGTAAACGATTTAATTCTCCCCCCACCGCTTGTGAAATATCCTAGTAGAGAGGTTGTTGTCGAGAGTTTAAGGAGCAAGATTGGAAAATTCTACCTGTACAATGCTGAAGAAGTGAGCAAGGAGATCACAGGTTCCCCAATATCATCCAATATAGCTCTCCTTGGCTTCTCACTATCCGTAAACCCGTTATTTGAAGAATTGATTAAGAAAGCAGACATCGAGAGAGCCATTGAAGATATGTTTAAAGGTAAGTCGGCTGAATTGAATAAAGAGATTCTACATAGATCATACGAAGCTGGGAGGAGTAGACTTGGAGGATAA
- the iorA gene encoding indolepyruvate ferredoxin oxidoreductase subunit alpha — MHPVLARKGETVLLMGNEAIARGALEAGICLAAAYPGTPSTEIVETLAEVAQYTKTYVEWSVNEKVAFETAYAAAISGVRSLTAMKHVGLNVAADILMSSAYAGVKAGFVIISADDPGHHSSQNEQDNRWYGFISHIPVIEPSSAREAYFYVKEAFKLSERYGHPVILRSTTRISHTRQPILLEEDIPIEKACKGSFERVIERWVLVPGHARKLKSKLMEIWRKIQMETSEPFVKIINPGMKTVVIASGIAYSHVSEVLNLTGLDDKITVVKVNMPVPLPRKPIEEVLSTAEKVLVVEELDPIVEDQVKRISLEIGSTSKIFGKEYVPLNDELSVQAVYDAICKFLGSCSPQRWESIGDIKTDPPIPPRPPVLCPGCPHRSSYYILKTSLNRAGFRNVIYTGDIGCYTLGYQKPFETQMTSFEMGGAIGIGHGLSKVVDELVIAIVGDSTFYHAGIPGVVNLVFNKGRAIPVVLDNSVTAMTGHQPHPGSGYTATGEATAKILPEDVLKAVGFETYVINPLRVKESVATLQKALEEFKKGKNIAIVSRARCALEVMRDARRSRVVLPVYRVDPEKCTACQACVNLAACPALVVDPNTRKPVIVEDLCAGCGLCASICPYKAIQVSNTPSSEWEKLW, encoded by the coding sequence ATGCATCCAGTCCTAGCTAGGAAAGGAGAAACTGTTCTATTAATGGGGAACGAGGCGATAGCGAGAGGCGCACTTGAAGCCGGGATATGTCTCGCCGCAGCATATCCTGGAACGCCATCGACAGAAATCGTTGAGACATTAGCAGAGGTTGCACAATACACCAAGACATACGTGGAGTGGAGTGTTAACGAGAAAGTGGCTTTCGAAACTGCGTATGCGGCCGCTATATCTGGAGTTAGGAGCTTAACTGCGATGAAACACGTTGGATTAAACGTGGCGGCCGATATATTAATGAGTAGCGCATATGCTGGTGTAAAGGCTGGGTTTGTAATAATTTCAGCGGATGATCCGGGGCATCATAGTAGTCAGAACGAGCAAGATAATAGGTGGTATGGATTCATATCGCATATTCCCGTTATCGAGCCTAGCAGTGCTCGTGAGGCATACTTCTACGTGAAAGAAGCATTCAAATTAAGTGAAAGATACGGTCATCCAGTAATTCTGAGGTCTACGACAAGGATAAGTCACACGCGGCAACCTATCCTACTCGAGGAGGATATTCCCATTGAGAAGGCATGTAAAGGTTCTTTCGAAAGAGTTATTGAAAGATGGGTTCTAGTCCCAGGACACGCGAGAAAATTAAAGTCAAAGCTGATGGAGATTTGGAGAAAAATTCAAATGGAGACCAGTGAACCCTTTGTAAAAATCATAAACCCGGGTATGAAGACCGTAGTAATAGCAAGCGGGATCGCTTATTCACACGTTAGTGAGGTGTTGAATCTCACAGGTCTTGACGATAAAATCACTGTTGTGAAAGTAAATATGCCTGTTCCGTTGCCAAGGAAACCAATAGAGGAGGTCTTGAGTACAGCTGAAAAAGTCTTGGTTGTCGAGGAACTTGATCCCATTGTAGAAGATCAAGTTAAAAGGATATCCTTAGAGATTGGCTCGACTAGTAAGATATTTGGAAAAGAATACGTCCCGTTAAACGATGAATTATCGGTCCAAGCCGTCTATGATGCAATATGTAAGTTCTTAGGATCATGTTCGCCCCAGAGATGGGAGTCGATCGGCGACATAAAAACAGACCCTCCCATCCCTCCAAGACCCCCTGTTTTGTGCCCCGGCTGTCCCCATCGAAGTAGCTATTATATTTTGAAGACCAGTCTTAACAGAGCTGGTTTCAGGAACGTTATATACACGGGAGACATTGGGTGCTACACCCTGGGTTATCAAAAACCCTTTGAAACTCAAATGACAAGCTTCGAAATGGGAGGTGCGATAGGTATAGGGCACGGACTCAGTAAGGTCGTCGACGAATTAGTCATTGCAATAGTAGGTGATTCAACATTCTATCATGCAGGAATTCCAGGAGTTGTAAATCTCGTCTTCAACAAGGGAAGAGCCATTCCTGTAGTATTGGATAACTCGGTTACTGCGATGACAGGACACCAGCCGCATCCCGGAAGCGGATACACCGCCACAGGAGAAGCTACTGCTAAAATACTGCCTGAGGATGTTTTGAAAGCCGTGGGCTTTGAGACCTATGTAATTAATCCGTTAAGAGTCAAGGAGTCTGTGGCTACACTGCAGAAGGCGCTGGAGGAGTTTAAGAAGGGAAAGAACATTGCCATAGTTTCAAGAGCCCGGTGCGCCTTAGAAGTAATGAGGGATGCTAGGAGATCCCGCGTTGTCTTACCCGTATATAGAGTTGATCCCGAGAAGTGCACAGCCTGTCAAGCATGCGTCAACTTAGCGGCCTGCCCAGCCCTCGTAGTAGACCCTAATACTCGGAAGCCAGTCATAGTCGAAGACTTGTGCGCTGGATGTGGCCTCTGCGCTAGCATTTGTCCCTACAAGGCTATCCAGGTTTCCAACACGCCTTCAAGTGAGTGGGAAAAACTATGGTGA
- a CDS encoding metallophosphoesterase, whose product MLRRLFQENSGLEIFIIPGTSFLYTSDSRTLIMADLHLGFEEAVARGLDYTLRGGSSYSAMFLPRVQFKKIIETLENVLTRVKVDRVIINGDLKHAFDRLLRQEKSEVRELIRYLRNADIDEVVLIRGNHDNFIKKIVLEEGGRIYNALSLNMNGTRLFITHGHEYFPIDEHDIIIIGHEHPSIRCFGGRRYPVFQKIPIDHGKWIVIQPATGPYHPGTLVTPDPANYLSPYVKKSRLLHKSRVILWVELEKNSEMVDQFSSVIDSPLVRIDRINFGEREFGIIEFADLETTMLFCMYE is encoded by the coding sequence TTGCTTAGAAGGTTGTTCCAGGAAAATAGTGGCTTAGAAATTTTCATTATACCTGGAACATCGTTTCTTTACACTTCCGATTCAAGGACTTTAATAATGGCTGATTTACACCTGGGTTTCGAGGAGGCAGTAGCGCGAGGATTGGACTATACTTTGAGGGGTGGAAGTAGCTACTCCGCCATGTTTCTCCCACGTGTTCAATTTAAGAAAATCATAGAAACTTTGGAGAATGTTCTAACACGTGTCAAGGTTGATCGTGTAATCATAAACGGTGACTTGAAACATGCTTTTGATAGGTTGTTAAGACAGGAAAAATCAGAGGTCCGCGAACTCATCAGGTATCTGAGGAATGCTGACATAGATGAAGTTGTTTTGATAAGAGGAAATCACGATAATTTCATTAAAAAGATAGTTTTAGAGGAAGGTGGACGAATTTACAACGCCTTAAGCTTAAATATGAACGGAACCCGTTTATTCATAACCCACGGCCACGAGTATTTCCCCATAGATGAACATGACATCATAATTATTGGACATGAACACCCTAGCATTAGGTGCTTCGGTGGACGAAGATACCCAGTTTTCCAAAAAATCCCGATAGATCATGGGAAATGGATCGTAATTCAACCAGCTACCGGTCCATATCACCCGGGCACTCTTGTTACACCTGATCCCGCGAATTACTTATCACCCTATGTGAAAAAATCAAGACTTCTTCATAAATCAAGGGTGATTCTCTGGGTTGAGTTAGAGAAAAACAGCGAAATGGTGGATCAATTCTCTTCAGTCATCGACTCGCCCCTAGTTCGAATCGATAGGATTAATTTCGGGGAGAGAGAGTTCGGCATAATAGAGTTCGCAGATTTAGAGACAACAATGTTATTCTGTATGTATGAGTGA
- a CDS encoding putative metallopeptidase — translation MIKYFWANDVSDMIKDIVSTLQPELQHIDLKRIVAVRSVGSKSRAIARVHGFPRIYSFVLGVEPIYVIEVISEGFDNLPVGEKVKVLIHELLHVPRNLKGGLRPHGRLVNGREVLRLYRIFIERKSRKS, via the coding sequence ATGATTAAGTATTTCTGGGCTAATGACGTTTCCGACATGATTAAAGATATCGTATCCACTCTCCAGCCCGAACTCCAACATATTGATCTCAAACGAATCGTGGCAGTGAGATCAGTAGGTAGTAAATCTAGAGCGATTGCGCGGGTCCACGGGTTTCCACGAATCTATTCATTTGTATTAGGGGTCGAACCAATATATGTGATCGAGGTCATCTCGGAGGGGTTTGATAACCTACCAGTTGGCGAGAAAGTTAAAGTACTAATACATGAACTTTTACATGTTCCGCGAAACCTTAAGGGAGGCCTTAGGCCACATGGTAGGTTAGTTAATGGTAGAGAAGTATTACGCCTCTACAGGATATTTATTGAAAGGAAATCCCGTAAGTCTTGA
- a CDS encoding M48 family metalloprotease, translating into MLFYDVPLFLAMIIAYAIGFVALMLLAGLIAPKVARRLTNKFSLYTSMYLAGFIAVFTGVAGLALISIALADVLGTIVTAAFIIGLALFILIINVFSYLFSPLMINLAYRATPDNQLQEIVNRVAGKAGFKKPPKAVVVRGPPNAFAYGNPIFGKYVAVSSEMLRITNREELEAVIGHELGHHKHRDNAIMLFMGIFPSIIYYLGVMLIRLGIISGASRLSRDRRSNGGVFFILIGIAAVILSFIVQILVLAFSRLREYYADAHGAKVSSPRNMQRALAKLHLYYEYNDVGYERLSNSKLKALFIYALSEAFANPFYHYIPPPRDFNVDVDQAIEELKKKEESGFKEIMSTHPPIPKRLRFLDYVGYRPVKVEEYV; encoded by the coding sequence ATGTTGTTTTATGATGTACCACTATTCTTGGCAATGATTATTGCATATGCCATAGGATTTGTAGCGCTAATGTTGCTAGCTGGACTAATCGCACCTAAGGTGGCTAGGAGGTTGACTAACAAATTCTCATTATATACGTCGATGTATCTTGCAGGTTTCATAGCGGTTTTCACGGGTGTTGCGGGATTGGCCCTGATTTCGATAGCATTGGCTGATGTCCTAGGCACAATAGTGACAGCCGCGTTCATAATTGGACTGGCATTGTTTATATTAATCATAAACGTATTCTCATATCTGTTTTCCCCGCTAATGATAAATTTAGCATACAGAGCAACACCGGATAATCAGCTCCAAGAGATTGTCAACAGAGTCGCTGGAAAAGCTGGCTTCAAGAAGCCACCCAAAGCAGTAGTGGTCAGAGGTCCTCCAAACGCTTTCGCATATGGAAATCCAATCTTTGGGAAGTATGTAGCAGTATCATCAGAGATGCTTAGGATCACTAACAGGGAGGAGTTGGAGGCCGTAATAGGGCATGAACTGGGACACCACAAACACAGAGATAATGCGATAATGCTCTTCATGGGAATATTCCCAAGTATAATATACTACTTGGGGGTAATGCTCATAAGACTGGGCATAATAAGCGGTGCTTCAAGACTATCCAGAGACCGTAGAAGCAATGGTGGAGTATTTTTCATTCTTATTGGAATAGCCGCGGTAATTTTGAGTTTCATTGTGCAGATCCTAGTATTGGCCTTCAGCAGGCTAAGGGAGTACTATGCTGATGCTCACGGGGCCAAAGTGTCTTCACCGAGAAACATGCAACGCGCACTGGCTAAGCTACACCTTTACTACGAGTACAACGATGTTGGATACGAACGGTTATCCAATAGTAAATTAAAAGCCCTCTTTATCTATGCTTTGAGCGAAGCATTCGCGAATCCATTTTACCATTATATTCCTCCCCCGAGAGACTTTAATGTCGATGTTGATCAAGCCATTGAAGAATTGAAGAAAAAGGAAGAATCCGGGTTTAAGGAGATAATGAGCACTCATCCTCCGATACCAAAGAGGCTGCGATTCTTGGACTATGTTGGATATCGTCCCGTTAAAGTTGAAGAATACGTTTAA
- a CDS encoding TATA-box-binding protein: protein MSKETVLKPSYKIENIVATVILEHELDLELIETRIPAITYKPDQFPGLIFRLDKPKTTALIFKSGKMVVTGAKSTQQLIEAVKRMIKVLLKYSIKVTGKPRIQIQNIVASGDIGAYVHLEKAAYLLEDSMYEPEQFPGLIHRMRGPRVVLLIFSSGKMVITGAKEESEVEKAVVNIGKQLLELGCIAGAREEI from the coding sequence ATGAGTAAAGAAACTGTTTTGAAGCCTAGTTATAAAATTGAGAATATTGTGGCCACCGTCATATTGGAACACGAGCTTGATCTCGAACTCATAGAGACCCGGATTCCAGCCATCACTTATAAACCCGATCAATTTCCCGGCTTAATATTTAGACTAGACAAGCCTAAAACAACTGCATTGATTTTCAAATCGGGTAAGATGGTTGTCACTGGGGCCAAAAGTACTCAGCAATTGATAGAAGCAGTAAAGAGAATGATTAAAGTCTTATTAAAGTACAGTATCAAAGTCACCGGGAAACCCAGGATACAGATACAAAATATCGTTGCGAGCGGGGACATCGGAGCATACGTTCACTTGGAGAAAGCCGCTTATCTTCTTGAGGACAGCATGTATGAACCCGAGCAGTTTCCCGGGCTTATTCATAGAATGAGAGGACCCAGAGTTGTTCTCTTAATCTTTAGTAGTGGAAAAATGGTCATAACTGGGGCAAAGGAGGAATCTGAAGTAGAAAAAGCTGTTGTGAATATTGGCAAACAATTATTAGAGCTTGGATGTATAGCTGGAGCGAGAGAGGAAATATAA
- a CDS encoding DUF2070 family protein — MGLYHPRTAVSKYYSILFSLPHWKLITLIMIFLLSLTVVLLGKGSVPFILNTVFVLLTLVMYRKIHGRTVFWKLKRITGMSLTILIYSILYYVLSRDWRLSSVSSAILFIIVLQGLDGTSWWRYIIGILPSFLTVIVYENIVSSTEMFDVIYPLIMSYSIIILLNILVYAIMGRRQINGFKAPDIGSLFLQNWLNGSREIEEVFERLGVFSNVSTYVVKSNGFALIYTDLHYGPFSNTGSSQLPMLVREDCVKVGLDVFLLHGFGSHDRNIASSKYMKDYLRQLTPLLFENCSTFLKYHGAFKNKFENNWEVTGIVFDKVSFLIVSRPLMGIDDLPYEFQTEYGLKAKEYGLGDLILIDAHNWERQEEIDLHGLRKALDESLSIVKELRAREPEDTFVKHHCFTTQAPGLIKGEVCILQIRGVTHEKVVLLLLRGNNMAPGLRDTLLGLLRNKLGNDAIIEVLTNDEHTETGVRANITYIPVHNSEQLTRDLSEHIDRFNGLKEDLGICLKKGRMNVKLMGDAAILLEKILRESYVESAVLLVSYAFLTPWIVKFLWNLMGF, encoded by the coding sequence GTGGGGTTATATCATCCCAGAACAGCTGTGAGCAAATACTACTCCATACTGTTTTCTCTTCCGCACTGGAAGTTAATAACTTTAATTATGATATTTCTACTCTCATTAACCGTAGTCTTGTTGGGAAAGGGTTCGGTCCCGTTTATTCTTAATACGGTATTCGTTTTACTCACCCTGGTCATGTATCGTAAAATTCACGGGAGAACCGTATTCTGGAAGCTGAAGAGGATAACGGGAATGTCTCTTACTATACTCATTTACTCCATACTGTATTATGTTTTATCCAGGGATTGGAGACTCTCATCGGTTTCTTCGGCAATATTGTTCATTATTGTCCTCCAAGGCTTGGATGGAACTTCTTGGTGGCGTTACATCATAGGGATCCTGCCCTCTTTCCTCACTGTAATTGTTTATGAGAATATTGTTTCCTCAACAGAGATGTTTGATGTAATATATCCTTTAATCATGAGCTATTCGATAATAATATTGTTAAATATCCTAGTCTATGCAATAATGGGTAGGCGGCAAATAAACGGGTTTAAGGCCCCCGATATTGGCTCCTTATTCTTGCAGAACTGGCTCAATGGTTCGAGAGAAATAGAAGAGGTCTTCGAGAGGTTGGGAGTCTTCTCTAACGTATCAACATATGTTGTTAAATCAAACGGTTTTGCCTTAATTTATACCGATCTTCATTACGGCCCCTTCTCGAATACCGGAAGTAGTCAATTACCCATGCTTGTTAGAGAGGATTGTGTGAAGGTCGGATTAGACGTCTTCTTGCTCCACGGATTCGGCTCACACGATAGGAACATTGCATCTTCAAAATACATGAAGGACTATTTGAGACAACTAACTCCTTTGTTGTTTGAAAATTGCAGTACATTTTTGAAGTACCATGGCGCCTTCAAAAACAAGTTTGAGAATAACTGGGAAGTGACCGGGATAGTTTTCGATAAGGTATCATTCTTAATAGTGTCCCGACCGCTAATGGGAATAGATGACCTACCATACGAGTTTCAAACAGAGTACGGTTTAAAGGCTAAGGAGTATGGTCTAGGAGATTTAATCCTTATCGACGCCCATAATTGGGAGAGGCAGGAAGAAATAGATCTTCATGGTTTAAGAAAAGCTCTCGACGAGTCTCTAAGCATCGTTAAGGAACTCAGAGCTAGGGAACCCGAAGACACCTTTGTAAAACATCATTGTTTTACGACACAAGCTCCAGGTCTCATAAAAGGCGAGGTATGTATCCTTCAAATTCGAGGTGTGACTCATGAAAAAGTAGTTCTTCTCTTGTTGCGGGGAAATAACATGGCGCCCGGCTTGCGCGACACTCTTCTCGGATTATTAAGGAATAAGCTTGGTAATGACGCGATAATAGAAGTGTTAACTAATGATGAACACACTGAAACCGGTGTCAGGGCCAACATCACTTATATCCCAGTTCATAACAGTGAGCAACTTACGAGAGATTTGAGTGAACATATCGACCGTTTTAATGGTTTAAAGGAGGATCTAGGGATTTGTTTAAAAAAGGGAAGGATGAACGTTAAACTGATGGGAGACGCCGCTATCCTTCTTGAGAAAATACTTAGAGAATCTTATGTTGAATCAGCAGTCCTACTAGTCTCTTACGCCTTCCTAACTCCATGGATTGTTAAATTCCTGTGGAATTTGATGGGATTTTAG
- a CDS encoding ATP/GTP-binding protein, with protein MPSTIVFAGMAGSGKTSIVAEYSRWLAENLSAKIATVNLDPGVEDLPYEPVFDIRKYFTLSYLMRKYRLGPNAAFLKSAEEIEALTQNIMQDEPFTDLMKWDYILIDTPGQLEAFIFRPESRKFLSRISRRSNTVIAYLIDSSIIDNVPDAVTSWFMYVLIQLKTGLLTVPIISKSDVARNLSVLRTLIENPSGLIGREMTHGLQAELLPELINIAEKTRGALRAVLVSIYDESSLKNLNDLLHEAFCVCGDLT; from the coding sequence TTGCCCTCTACTATCGTTTTTGCTGGAATGGCTGGAAGTGGTAAAACAAGCATCGTGGCTGAATACTCTAGGTGGCTTGCTGAAAACCTTTCTGCAAAAATTGCTACAGTGAACTTGGATCCAGGCGTTGAAGACTTGCCTTACGAGCCTGTATTTGATATAAGAAAGTACTTTACTCTATCATATCTGATGAGGAAATACAGGCTTGGTCCCAACGCGGCTTTTTTAAAATCTGCAGAGGAGATAGAAGCTCTTACCCAAAATATCATGCAGGATGAACCATTCACAGACCTAATGAAATGGGACTATATTCTCATAGATACTCCCGGACAGCTTGAAGCCTTCATCTTCCGACCTGAATCGAGGAAGTTTCTATCAAGAATTTCTCGAAGAAGTAACACGGTCATAGCCTATTTGATCGACTCTTCCATCATTGATAATGTGCCTGATGCTGTTACATCATGGTTCATGTACGTTTTAATTCAACTGAAGACGGGATTGTTAACGGTTCCGATAATAAGTAAGTCCGACGTGGCACGAAACCTCTCAGTGCTTAGAACTCTGATAGAGAACCCCTCTGGGCTAATTGGGAGAGAGATGACTCATGGGCTTCAAGCCGAGTTGCTTCCAGAACTGATCAACATTGCCGAGAAGACTAGAGGGGCATTGAGAGCCGTATTGGTCTCAATATACGATGAAAGCAGTTTAAAGAACCTGAATGATTTACTTCACGAGGCATTCTGCGTGTGCGGGGATTTAACTTGA
- a CDS encoding ATP-dependent DNA ligase, which yields MSMVQRDLHFKVIVDFFKKLETTTARTQLTAILVNLIKQTPPEVIDKVVYIIQTRLWPDWKGLPELGIAERLLIKAISSATHSSEKMVEEVLKSKGDAGLTVEFLKLKMVEKGKATTLFSFVEKKEELTVNKVYDVLTRIALAQGEGSKDLKIRLLAGLLSEASPEEAKYIVRFVEGKLRLGIGDATIMDALAVVYAGSASFRPLIERAYNLRADLGEVAKILATSGVEAIKNITPSVGVPIRPMLAERLSDPKEILEKVGNEAFVEYKYDGERAQIHKDGNKVIIYSRRLENITFQYPDVVEMVLNNVKAEKVIMEGEIVAYDPATGELKPFQELMHRKRKYDIHLAVKENPVKVFLFDLLFEDGVDYTVKKLIERRKKLEEIIQQTDEFRIAEYIRTSDPAELEKFFLQAISEGAEGVMVKALHEASIYQAGTRGWLWIKFKRDYRSEMVDTVDLVVVGAFYGRGRRGGKFGTLLMASYNPSNDTFETVCKVGSGFTDEDLEKIPELIKPYIKDRKPLRVVAKVEPDVWVEPALVAEIIGAELTLSPVHTCAYGRLKSDAGVSIRFPRFIRWRDDKGPEDATTSDELIEMYKMQLKRISEKPMAPGEEK from the coding sequence ATGTCCATGGTTCAACGCGACCTTCATTTTAAGGTTATCGTAGATTTTTTCAAAAAACTAGAGACCACGACAGCTAGAACTCAACTAACGGCGATACTTGTTAATCTTATTAAGCAAACACCCCCCGAAGTAATCGATAAAGTCGTTTACATAATACAAACCAGACTGTGGCCTGATTGGAAAGGATTACCCGAGCTAGGGATAGCTGAAAGATTGTTGATTAAAGCTATATCCTCTGCCACTCATTCTTCAGAGAAAATGGTTGAAGAAGTTTTGAAGTCAAAAGGAGACGCTGGATTAACAGTTGAATTCTTAAAACTGAAAATGGTTGAGAAAGGAAAGGCAACAACTCTGTTCTCCTTCGTCGAGAAGAAGGAAGAGTTAACTGTGAACAAGGTTTACGACGTTCTAACCCGGATAGCGTTGGCGCAGGGTGAGGGAAGCAAGGATTTAAAGATTAGACTTCTCGCTGGATTACTTTCTGAGGCATCTCCCGAGGAAGCTAAGTATATTGTACGATTTGTCGAAGGGAAATTGAGGCTTGGGATTGGAGATGCGACCATAATGGACGCGCTAGCGGTGGTTTACGCGGGATCGGCTTCATTTAGACCTTTGATCGAGCGGGCGTATAACTTGCGGGCGGATCTAGGGGAGGTTGCAAAGATATTGGCAACTAGTGGTGTAGAAGCCATTAAGAATATAACCCCTTCCGTTGGAGTTCCGATTCGTCCAATGCTTGCAGAACGCCTGAGTGATCCTAAGGAGATTTTGGAGAAAGTAGGCAACGAGGCTTTTGTGGAATATAAGTATGATGGTGAGAGAGCTCAGATTCACAAGGATGGAAACAAGGTAATAATATACTCTCGCAGATTGGAGAACATAACTTTTCAATATCCAGATGTAGTTGAAATGGTCTTAAACAACGTCAAGGCGGAAAAGGTGATCATGGAGGGAGAAATAGTCGCTTACGATCCAGCGACGGGCGAGTTGAAACCATTCCAGGAGCTAATGCATAGGAAGAGAAAATATGATATTCATCTAGCCGTTAAGGAAAATCCGGTAAAAGTATTCTTATTCGACCTGTTATTTGAAGATGGCGTTGACTACACTGTGAAAAAATTAATTGAAAGGAGGAAAAAGCTGGAAGAAATAATTCAACAGACCGATGAGTTCAGAATAGCAGAGTACATAAGAACCTCGGACCCAGCCGAGCTAGAAAAGTTCTTCCTTCAGGCTATTAGCGAGGGGGCCGAGGGCGTTATGGTGAAAGCCCTGCATGAAGCATCAATCTACCAGGCAGGAACGAGGGGATGGCTCTGGATAAAGTTTAAACGAGACTATAGAAGTGAAATGGTCGATACCGTTGACCTTGTGGTAGTCGGAGCTTTCTATGGACGAGGTAGAAGAGGCGGGAAATTCGGCACACTGCTCATGGCATCATACAATCCGAGTAACGATACATTTGAAACAGTGTGTAAAGTAGGCTCAGGCTTCACGGATGAAGACTTAGAAAAAATACCTGAGCTAATAAAACCGTACATTAAGGATAGAAAACCATTGAGGGTAGTGGCCAAAGTCGAACCAGACGTATGGGTTGAACCGGCCCTTGTCGCAGAAATCATAGGTGCAGAGTTAACCCTTTCTCCAGTGCACACTTGCGCGTATGGAAGGTTAAAAAGCGATGCCGGAGTCTCGATCAGGTTCCCCAGATTCATCCGATGGAGAGATGATAAAGGACCAGAAGATGCTACGACAAGCGATGAATTGATTGAAATGTACAAGATGCAGTTGAAGAGGATAAGCGAGAAGCCTATGGCGCCTGGAGAAGAAAAGTAA
- the udg gene encoding type-4 uracil-DNA glycosylase, whose product MVGTEEWDKIVDEINSCMKCRLSETRVRPVPGEGPLNARILLIGEAPGEKEDLAGKPFVGAAGKLLDLLLERAGLRRSYVFITNIVKCRPPGNRKPRKDEILKCAPYLIRQIRLLKPKVVILLGNTAAETVMGFAGLKWNGVMKDHGKIVETHIFGLDVVLIPTFHPAATLYNPKLRKILEEDFGKVIREKVEEIQHLFTD is encoded by the coding sequence TTGGTTGGCACGGAAGAATGGGATAAAATCGTCGATGAGATTAATAGCTGCATGAAATGTAGACTCTCCGAGACAAGAGTTAGGCCGGTCCCGGGGGAGGGGCCTCTCAATGCTCGAATACTTTTGATTGGAGAAGCCCCTGGCGAGAAGGAGGATTTGGCTGGGAAGCCTTTCGTAGGAGCGGCTGGAAAACTTCTCGATTTACTCCTCGAAAGGGCAGGTTTGAGGAGGAGTTATGTCTTTATAACCAATATAGTCAAATGCAGACCTCCTGGCAACCGAAAGCCGAGGAAGGATGAAATCCTTAAGTGTGCTCCTTACTTGATTCGGCAGATAAGACTCTTGAAACCTAAGGTCGTTATTCTACTAGGAAACACTGCTGCGGAGACGGTGATGGGATTTGCTGGATTGAAATGGAATGGGGTTATGAAAGACCACGGAAAAATCGTTGAAACCCATATATTTGGATTAGATGTCGTATTGATTCCCACATTCCACCCTGCTGCAACCCTATATAATCCTAAATTGAGGAAAATCCTAGAAGAAGATTTTGGAAAAGTAATAAGAGAAAAAGTTGAAGAAATCCAGCATCTTTTTACGGACTAG